A window from Marinagarivorans cellulosilyticus encodes these proteins:
- a CDS encoding FMN-dependent NADH-azoreductase: MKKILFLESSPRKERSITTEICHQLIEKLNCAHDYEVDVLDLWREELPHMSGTNLAAKYTIFEGSALTAEQQRHWDIINDHVQRFAGADLVVIAAPTWNWGIPYVLKHYVDVVTQPGLSFTWAPDTGYTSMLPTKRAFIVSSSGGDYTKGSGNEHEDFAIKYLELWLNSCMGCEVDIISMTMTALGQEAVDAARRNALRKIESIFESMVLREV, encoded by the coding sequence ATGAAGAAGATACTATTTTTAGAGTCGTCTCCTAGAAAAGAGCGTTCTATTACCACTGAAATCTGTCATCAACTAATAGAGAAATTAAATTGCGCACATGATTATGAGGTCGATGTGCTCGACCTATGGCGCGAAGAGCTGCCTCATATGAGCGGCACTAATTTGGCTGCGAAATATACAATATTTGAAGGTTCAGCGCTAACTGCTGAACAGCAGCGTCATTGGGATATTATTAATGATCATGTTCAGCGATTTGCAGGCGCTGATCTTGTGGTGATTGCTGCCCCAACATGGAATTGGGGAATTCCTTATGTTTTAAAACACTATGTTGATGTCGTCACTCAACCTGGCTTGTCATTCACCTGGGCACCTGATACCGGATATACTTCGATGCTACCCACCAAAAGGGCATTTATCGTCAGTAGTAGTGGTGGCGACTATACGAAGGGGTCGGGAAATGAGCATGAAGATTTTGCTATTAAATACTTGGAATTATGGTTGAACAGTTGCATGGGTTGTGAAGTAGATATCATCAGCATGACAATGACTGCGCTTGGTCAGGAAGCGGTTGATGCGGCTCGGCGTAATGCATTGAGAAAAATCGAATCGATTTTTGAATCGATGGTTTTGCGAGAAGTGTAG
- the tpiA gene encoding triose-phosphate isomerase: MNKHRLVIANLKMNGSRKSVRAISQFIIQNKSRLSLVDLIFCPSDIYLERCIDDFQGIDTIQVGAQDLWSDNLFGGTGDTSAEMLVDLGVSYVIIGHSERRKVHQENDPLIAKKLESAVARGLTPILCIGETQEERIKGDTLKVLARQLKGLLNFTESVASKLIIAYEPVWAVGSSKCAPLNEVNSVIQFIKGQFRQSRREVNVVYGGSVSETNLIQLMSLQALDGVIVGRASLSGDRLMEICRLSGVEGSGNNAGKVGGAMMRMSVV; encoded by the coding sequence ATGAATAAGCACCGTTTAGTGATTGCAAATCTTAAAATGAATGGCTCGCGAAAGAGCGTAAGAGCCATTTCGCAGTTTATTATTCAAAATAAATCTAGACTTTCGTTGGTAGATCTTATCTTTTGCCCGTCAGATATTTATCTAGAGCGCTGCATTGACGATTTCCAAGGTATTGATACTATACAAGTGGGAGCCCAAGATCTGTGGTCGGACAATTTATTCGGTGGCACCGGCGATACATCTGCTGAGATGTTAGTAGATCTAGGTGTGTCGTATGTCATTATTGGCCATTCCGAACGGCGAAAAGTCCATCAGGAAAATGACCCGCTTATTGCGAAAAAGCTTGAATCTGCAGTGGCGCGTGGGCTGACACCCATTTTGTGTATTGGTGAAACTCAGGAAGAAAGAATTAAGGGCGATACGCTTAAAGTGTTAGCTAGGCAGCTCAAGGGGCTACTGAATTTCACTGAGAGTGTTGCCTCTAAACTCATCATTGCTTATGAGCCCGTTTGGGCCGTGGGCTCGTCAAAATGCGCGCCACTCAATGAAGTCAACTCAGTCATACAATTTATTAAAGGGCAATTTCGACAATCAAGGAGAGAAGTCAATGTTGTGTATGGTGGCAGTGTCTCTGAGACGAACCTTATCCAATTGATGTCATTACAGGCTTTAGATGGTGTTATCGTCGGTCGCGCATCCTTGTCAGGGGATCGTTTAATGGAAATCTGTAGGCTCAGTGGCGTTGAAGGCAGCGGTAATAATGCCGGTAAAGTAGGAGGAGCAATGATGAGGATGAGTGTCGTCTAG